The genomic stretch CACCAGCCGCTGCTGAAGGTGTAGCACATGCTGCTGGGGTGTTGCaccccagggcacagccccagggacTGTGCAGGGCTGAACCTGGGCATGAAAAAGCCCCAGGCAGAGGGACACCAGAGGCTGCACCGTGCCAAGGGGTGCAGAGGCCCCGAGCGGAGCTGGGCAAGGGCACACACAGAGTCCCGAAGCCAATGGATTCCCAAGGGCTATGCCAAGTTTCTGCCTGCTTCCCCCACCCAGCAGAGCCTTGTTTACTTTAAATCTTTGAACCTTAAGATGAGGAAAGCCTTGCTTGCCAAGGGTGCACAGACAGCTGCCcgctgctgggggcagggacCGGGGTTTGCAGGAGGAACCCCCTGTAACTGGACCCAGCCCTCCCAGCTAGCACTGCCAAGAAAAAGCACTCCAATAATACCAACTATTAAAAACCCAGAACATTCATTTATCATGTCAGAGCAGCACGAACGCCAGCGCagggtggaggaggaaaggctCGGCTCCTCACCCACAGCTCAGCCTTGTTTTGGGGTGACAGGGGAGGCTGGGGCTCAGTGACTAGTGGTAAAGCAGCAAAAgagtgagagaaaaagagagggcagaggctgctgagGGTCAGGTACTGGCCCCTGGAGCTGCCCCACACCGGGCAACCTCCTGGCCCGCTCCCCATCACTCCTTGCTAACCCAGCCAGGCACGGGCAGGGCACCCAGCACCTCCACAgtgctctgctggcagaggagcaCCGAAGGGCTGAGTGCTGGTGCTTGCTGGAGGAGCAAggctctccccagggctggcctGGCCAGCTGCCCCCGGGGAGGCTGAGATTACCATGGGCTCCTCCAGCCTTGGCCCCTGCCAGCTGATGGGTGGCAGGTCCCTCCTCCAGAGCTCTCCATCCTGGTCCCACAGCCACACGGAGCTCAAGTCCTGCCAgacagagcctggctgctcccACACAGGACTCACATGTGGCcaatgcaggcagcagcagcccaagaGCACTgctcaccctgctgcagcacctcccaGGAGGATAAAACGCTGtccaggcaggggaagggacaGTGCTGCTCCACATTGCCAAACCCTGGCTCCCAGCGTCAGCACACCATGGGCTGGGGTCAGGCAGCACCAGAGGAGCTGTGGTTCACACATGGCATTGAGAGCAAGACAAGCCAGGATGGGGACACGACCATCCCCCTGTCCCAAAGGTGCTGTTGccccacctgcccctgcccttgGGCAGCTGTCAGGGGGAGCACAAAGGCATCACACAGGTGTaggcagccagcaggacagggacagCACCAGCAAGCAGTGCAAGGGTAGAAACAAGTTGCCCCAGGACCCTTCCCCTGCCACGAGCAGCAGCTCAAGCCCAAGGCCAGTCCATGTCTCATCGATGGGATGGATGCTCATCTGGCtttgggcagcagctggagagcaagGGGAAGGAGCCGGTGCTGCCCTGGCTCACCCGGGCGCAGCACTGGCCAACGGAGCCTTCCCACCTCCTTCgttgctgcagcccccagccacgatgcacagccctgctgctcaggCAGCCCGCAGGCAAGGTTTAAGCTAAGGAGAAATCAAAACTCGCAGCCGAAGTTGCCTTTTCTGGAGCCCAGTTAGTCCTGACAGCCAATCCATGCAGCAGCGGGGCGGGAGATGCATCTCAgacacccaccaccacctcacGCAAGAGCATCACTTTGCTCGGCAAGACGCAACCAGGGGCTCCTGAGCAAACACCGGGCTCTCGTGCCCCAGCCCTCACAGCTTGGATATGTGGCTTCAGTGAGCCCAGCTCCGTGCTGGAGCTGGTGAGCGTCCCCTTTCCCAAGGGAAGGTAGAACCTGGAATGCAATGACAACAACAGGGATCATACAACAGCAGGCCCATGGCTCCAACCGGCAGTACCGATGCAGTCATGTCCACGCAGAGGTTTGAACGTCACCGCATTCAGGGCTCCCAGGGACTGTGGGACCCACGCTGCCCATTCCCGGCACAGCCACTGCTCCCGTGGCGAGCGGGAGTCCCCCAACTCTGCCTCCGCAGGGCACGCCGGCAGGAATAACTGGCTAGATGTCGTGCCTTGGGGACTCTGCCCACCGACTGTCATCACCAAGGTACAGTTTGGAATtgcctctcccctcctctggcCAAGGGCTGCCAGGCACCTGGTTGCCACCAATGTCACTTCAGGCATGCGCTGCCACCACTGCGCCAGCCTTAGGCTCTGCATCCTCACGGCAAACCATGGGTGGAAGGAACACATCCACTGAccgggcaggggagcaggagcaCCCACCTGCCACAGCcatgccccacagccccctcagGCTGGTTGGTGCACTGGGAGCCGGAATAAAATTCTCCAAGGAGAACCGAAGCACCTGCCTGGAAGCCGGCCAAGCCTTCCTGGGGCGCCTGTCACCTCGCACGGTCACTGGGAGTTGGTGTTGGTACCTGGATGCGAACCTTGGGACAAGGGGAGGATGCAAAGCTCTGAGAACAGGACCTacagtgctgggggagctgtgGAAATGGTTCTGCAAAGGAAATGCCTGCAAAGGATGAGTGTCCTGTCGCTTAGCACTATTACAAGACAAGATTCACTTgtgagaaaagggaaataagctGAAAACAGTCCCCTCACAAGAAAGGTTTTTAGTTTTGAAGCACAATAGCTGCTCCACAACAGGATTTCGGATGCCTTGGTCCAAAAGCCCATGCCGCAGCAAGCAGCACGGCGCACCAggtctctgcagagcacagaagcaaaccaaccaccaccaagGTTTCTCAGGctggtgttgctttttttttcctccccattcAGAAACTTAAGCCAGTCTACAttggctgcagctggaaacaGCCTGTCCTGGGGATACCTGGCAAAGCATCAAGCATGCCAGTTCCCTAGCTACGCGGTTGTCACAACTTCTGCAGCACACTTTAACCTTTATGCTTTTCATGGGTAAGCGAGGCGCTCTGTGCAGCCAACATTGCCCGTCCTCCAGGAAACCCTACACCCCGTCTAAATCGAGCGGTAGGGCAGGCGAGAACATCCCCACCTGAATCCCAGCCATGCCACTGTATCACAAGCCAGCCAGCCCTTCCCGGTGGGGACCAACCCAGGCACGTGGTCGGCAGCTTAACTGCTTCCATCAGCACCCAGGACTTCCCCAGACAGGCTGCCATCATGTCATGACAGGTCCCATCAAGGTGATGgggaaaaacaaggaaaaatccCAACATCTTCAAAAAAGCTTCCAGAGCCTCTCAAGGACAGCACGGTGGCTGCCAGCAGTGACACCAGCGAGCATCCCACACTGGTCTGAAGCACCAGGACCTGCGCACACACAGGTAGCTTCATGCCAGGCCACACTGGCAGCCAACCAGGTATCTCGGCAGAGGCAAGCAAGAGGCAAAGCTGTGGTTTTGAGAGCATCCTCAAGCCTTTTTGTCAATCTCATTCACCAGCTAGTAAGAACTTGCAATTCTCAGTACCCTTCAACAGAACCGTCCAGGAAAACATTGTCTGCCTTTTAGTTCCAGCTCTAGTCTGAGCTCAACAAATTACTTTGGAAACAACTCAACTAGAGATGCTTCAAAGGAAGATTTTGGACCCAGTTCCAGCTTTCCTTGATtacccctcctcctcccagccccactaGCTCAAGACACACTCACAGAGGTGATGAGGTTTGAGTTCTTCAATACAAGAATGTTTTCACAAAATCCACACAGAAAGAATATAGATTTTTACATCAGTTTGTCAACTGACCCTGACTCCAGAGACACATGCTGAAATGGCACTTGGTTAAATCCCGGTCTCCGGCTCCAGTCCTATAACTTTATTCTCCCACTTACACTCTGCTGGGACTGGGAAAGGCACCTGCTGCCATTTCCCTGTCTAAGCCTTACCCAGACGCCATTCTCACAGGcactctgctcctccagcataCCCATCTTTTACACATCTTCTACATTAGAGCAGTGTTTCCAGCATATCACCAGTTTCCTCCTGATTAAGAGGGCAGGTTGCACTAACCCCCTGCCACCCGCCAGCCTGTGAGAATCCCCTCCGGAGAGCTCTGCCAGACACCCGGTACCCCGCAGGGCATGGCAGCCGGAGGCTTGCTTTCACCAAGTTTGCAGTGTATGAGGAATATAAGAGGCCATGTTTGCAGGAAGAAgtaatatcttttattagaccCAATGATACCACTGGGAAAAAACTGACAAGCTGCCAGGCATACAAACTCTTCTTCAGGTATGAAGCAGAGGCCATGTAGGGCCATCACGGAAATCCATCCTTTCAGGGATCCATATctgctccagctcagcagccttGTTATCTCGCTTGCCTTTACATTCTTCGGCAGCTCATCATTATTCAGGCTTTCCTCTGACTCACCATCAGTATTTGCCCCTCCTGCTGTACACACACCACTTACTCCAGAGGAGCTGGCACTCGAGGCTGCAGCAGAAGTTTCCTTGACTGCACATTCGAGGTCCTGCAATGTCCCTGTTGGGCAGCTCATACAGAACAGCTCCACTGTGACAGAAATAAGATCAAGGCAGACCAAGGCAAAATCTGCAGATCCACACAGACCTTCGATTTCAAGAAGAGGATGCTTACACATCCCTCTTGCTCCAGTCGTTCCTGTAAGCTGCACACCAGCAAGGCTGTCACAGGGCTGCACCTGGGACAAGCAGCTTTCTTGGCCAGGCTGTTGCTGCGGACagtccccccaccccattaGCCCCACGTTGTTGAGCTGAAGgtgcaaaatcagcaaaatgcagctgaaggCACCCTGTGTGACTGGGTCAACCTTCAGGCCCAGTGCTGCCACAGCCGTGTAAAAATCCTCGAgataaaagaagcaaaagctgaagCTTCAGCAAAGTCTCTTAGCTCACCCTTTTGAAGAGGCCAGGCTGTCACGGGGTCATTCATCTTTTAGTACCAACATGCTTCGTCAAACCCCCTTGGTTCTCCAGTTCCTCAGTTACTAACTGCacaatacctttttctttttcatccttaTTTTTCAGCAGGGGCGACTTTTCTTTTGGCCCAAGCAGAGTAAAAGTCTGAGGTTGGTGCTCTTTGAAGTGCTGAAGTTCAGTACGGCCATGCAAAACACTTGCTGACCGCTGGCTGCAACTGTTCTGCAATGATATCCTTGAGCATTGCACTTTTTAGGAGAATTCCTGCAGAACCATCATCCTCAGGTATAATAAATGTTGGTCTTTGAATTCAGCTCTGAGGACTTTCTGCCTCTTGTTTCTCTCAGATTAGGAGCAGCAATCACTTGATACACTTTGCCAAAGATAATGAGACAGTACCACTTAACACACCCCTTTGCTGGAGTCTGACACCTAACAAGTTTGAactccctctcttctccagatCTGAATAAAAAGCCACACACTCTTAAGAACACTTCTGCAAATCAGAGGAAGTGAAAGCAAACGTTTGCCATAATCCCCAAATAAGAAACAGTTTGCCCAAATGGGATATGTTAAGTTTCATGTGCTTTCCTCTGTTCaaaacagcacaacagcagTAAGCAGCCCAGCTCACATGGGTTCCAGCAAGCAATAAAGGTAAAAGACGCATAAACACAGGAAAGGCAAAGCCTCAATGCCATTACAGCTCAAGCCAGCCCAAAGAGCTTTACACATTTCCAAACCTGAACTAGAGagcttgctctttctttctgccAATGGCTTCAAGCACACCTCCAGTCACCGGCCATaccaccctcttttttttttaacaggtcCCTTTTTGGCTCAGGAAACAGCACAACATGATCACCTGTGTGAGCAGAACAGGTAACAGCAACAGCCATgtcagcaggcagcagtggtgtCTGAGGGTATCGTATGGATGTAGTTGTACCCCTCACCCCTTCTTGCCCTCACACAGCCTTTTGGAGTTATCCTTGTTAAGCCAAGTCCAAGGAAAGGCCTCAAACACAGACTTACAAGGCAACAAATCATATCACAATGCTAAGGCAAGAAATCATTCTTAGtaaattttaatctaaatttgATCACCTCTTTGCCATGTTGGAAGTTTTGTCTTCCAGCACATTAGAGCACTCCATCTATATTTAGCCCTGCTAGCTGCACTAGACTGGCTAGATGACGATGAGTCCTTATCCAAAAGAACTGCgctggcaggagccagggagGCAGCTTACAGCAAGTCATTTGCCAGTGAAGTGGTTCCCCAAATAGAATGGCTTCAGCTataaaaacagcagaaggtTTAATGCTCTAACATACAGAGAACTACTTTAAAGTGTGGGCAAGATTCATGTTAGCACTCATCTAAACACCAAGAAGAAAGGCCAGACCTGCAATATGCTGGCTCGCAGAAGCCTCATGTATTTAACATGATTCAAGCTTAATATGGGCTAAAGGCCTAAGAAACAGACACTTGAAACCAATACTAATATGCACAAAGACAAGGTAGCTCTTTCCAGATGCACACATCCCTGTATGTTCACTAAGATCCCTTTACTGAAAactcttctgcagaaaagcGATTAGATTAGGAATTTTTATTAGTTCAGGTACACAATATTTGTATACAATACCAAAAACCTGGTTCGGTCTTTAGAAAACAAGAGGTCTAGATGTGAAGCAATGCTGTTCGGTACTGCCTGTACACTGTGCCTCAGTCACCTGCCTCAGGTGGAGTTAAACTACTCAACATAACAATAATCGAACCAAGTGTAACAATTGAGACTGAGGAGTCAGGTAGTAACAACTGTTCACTCTCTGCCTGTCAAGGCAGTAGAGAAGGATGGGAGCTCCATCCTGCTATCACATGGATGCACATCAGCATCGGAATCTATCAGAAAAGTTGGGAGACTTTGGTGTAGTCAGCGGCTGATCACTGGGCTTCACTTCTACGTTGCGGTATTTGCGTATTGGATTTGCCTTGtgaacctggaaaaaaaaaaaagaaaaacaaggacaACATGAAGCAAATGGTTGCAGCTATGATGAAGCTGAAACTTTCAGGTGAGCTGTCAGTGGGACAAAGGTGGGTGTCTGTCTACAGGACTGCCATGCTGCCTAGGGCACTGGAGTGAGCCACCAGGAACATGCACAGCACACTTTGGGATCACAGATTTTACAAAGAGCATTATGCCCCAATGACTACATGTGtacaactcaaaaaaaaaaaaaatcagtcatttcAGTAGAGCTGCCTTTTTTGTTAGattgggttttggttgtgtggattttttttgtttgttttttaaagaccaGTTATAAAGTTAATAAGGAATCAGTTTGCAACAgggaaacttgaaaaaacaGTCTCAATGCAGCTCAATACTGACATTAGCCCATTTAGTATATTCACACATCCCTTTGGGTTACTTTACAGCCCCTGTTCAGAAATAGCTCTCTTACCATTTCTTGTCTTAGCTTGGcaacttcttccttttcacgctcttcttcctcctgcctgagCCTCTCTTGACACCTCTCCCGTATGGCTTCTCTATCTGCCAATCGTTTTTCAAATTCTTGCCGCTCTTTAGCTCTCTTTTCTGTCGCCAGCTCAAAGCTTTCAGGAACTACAGAACCAGAAAGGCTCTCTAAGTTCAGagacagaggaaataaaatcgGTGCAAAGACAGTCAGGTAAAGCAGAGCAGTACTAGTATCAAATGGAAGCCTCCCCCGGCACGCTTCACCTTGCAAGGGTAGTTAGTAGATAACTCCAGGCTTCGGGAAAAGATAAAGCCTTACACCCAAACGTGAGTAGTGTTAGTGCAGACATTACCCTGTCACAGGTGTAATGTCTGTGACACTCCTTTTCATAGGAGGAAGCAAGCACAAAACTGTTAGTACAGAGAAGTTTTTGGCAGGTTCTATACGCTATGAAGCTTTGTCTATCCTAAGCTGTAGATGCCTTCATCTCATTAGAAACGGGAGGAAAAGActgacagctgctgcagaaatgccaGCTGTCTCTGCAGGGAGCCCCTTGCATACTATTTACCCTTAACCCAAACTTGCACACATCAATCATCTGCCAATTGTAGCATAGCTGTTAAATACAGCTGCCATGTTAGTGCAGGACAGGGGGGCAATGGACAGGAAACTCCCCCAGTCCCTGCGGACACAAGCTGTCAGTGAATTAGTTGATTAAATGCAATGCGCTATTGGCTGcgctgataaaaaaaaaaaaaaaagaggcaacaGCCAGTCTAAACATCATTGCATCAGTTTTGAGTTATCAGCCAAGCCTGCGTGGCAAGTACTTGTAACTGTACCTGATAATGGCTTATTTCCCCTTTTAGGCACAAAAGGCTCCTGGTACACCACTGTGTTAGGCCGAGCTTTAAAACATGCTgcctctttctgccttttcaagTCTTCTTCAAGCTGCAACAGAAAAGAGCCCATCAAGTGCCAGGTATATTGAAAAGACCATCTGCCCCCACCCAGACATCAGCACTCCCAGCACTGGAAGAGCCAGGTTGACTTCGATCAAATCATTTGCACAGAAAACTACATTGAAGCCAAAAAGTTGACGCTTGTTGCCTGTCAGTTACTTTTCCCAAAAAACAGCCTGAAAGTTTCAGATGACCACTGCAGCATTTGCATAAGAAAAGCAGTATATTATTTATGTGTCAATAAACCCCCAAGCACAGAGGTGGTCAGAAAAGGGATCCAGCTGCACATAGTTACTGCTCAAAAAATACCCTATGGCTGTTCATGCAGTGGTGGTAAATCCCATCACTTACcataaaagggagaaaaaagcctTAACCCATAGCACAAGCCTCATGCAAAGGACAGAATAATTCATTGCTCAAACTCAGATCCTGGTTCAAGTCAAGTAGGACACTTTCTGAAGTCTATTACAACTCAACTAACAAGCTGCTTTAAGTCTGGCCACACCCATTATCCTTTTCATCTCACCTGCTGTTTCCAGATCTGCAGCTTGGCAGCTCCCCGTTCATCAACCTGCAGATTGAATGGCTCTGGCTGAGTTGGGTTTTTGACCTTCTTTTCTGGCAGCTGAACATGGTCAAAGTAAGGTAGAGGTAATGCTTTGAACTTTGGCACCTGAAAGAAACAACACAAGAtatttctccccttttcctcaAAAGGGCAAAGCTTTGGAAGTTTAATAGCCAACAGCAGGAGGCACGTCCTGCCACACACTTTTTACTTAAGGAGTGGAATCCAAGTTAGCTTTTAGTTCTTACCTCTTCCTTCTGCaactcttctatttttttctctttttgtatcTGCCGCTCTTTGTCACGggcatcaaaagaaaaagggcaaaCTTCCACGTGCCTCTGCTCTGGCATTTTAGGTTTGAAGGGCACTCCATAATGTCGCATAGGGTTAGCTCTGATCACCGGAACCACCTCTTTTTCCTAAAGGGGTATTAGCATTAGGATCTGACACAGCACCAGATTTTTGCAGAAAGATGACAACAAGCCATGAATACTGGGGTTCCTTTCATGAGGGTCACAACAGCATCAAGCAAATACTCTGGACACGGCTAGAATTAGTAATCCTATAAGTACCAATTTACAGGcatgttcttcctcttcccaagCCACTACCAGTTCTAGTACTCATCCAAATTAGTCTAATTCTTTAAGGTCCTCTTCATtagagggaagagagaaagaagaaaggacacAATGCATTCTGAAtcctgctccccacctccagggatctagagcaggggtcctcaagctacggcccgcgggccagatatAGCCCCCCCCcgggtcctcaatccggcccccagtatttaaAGAACCCCCTCGCCCCTTGCCCCACCGGGGattgggggggaaaccaagcagctgcagatgagtTCCTGCCACTTAatccgcacgccggccccctgtttaaaaagtttgaggacccctgatctagaATGACTGTGAGGAGAAGGGTCATGTGCAGTATCTGCCCTTCTCAATAACAGAATAGAGAAGGGCGACGTCCTTTAGAAATCTAAGCAGTTTACTTTCCTCATGCATAGTAGCAACACCTCAGAAACCCTAGTCATTGCCCTCATGTTTAACTTGACTGACTTCATTTTGCATGAGAATTcagtttctgtaaaaatgaataGCAGCAACCAGATTGCTAGAGGGgaacagcacagaggaagaCTACCATGGGAGGATGTATGGgctctggctgagccccacagcaccctcaGAGCACTGTGCTTGTATTGGCAGCTAGAAAGGTAGGGATCACACCACCAGTGTTTCGGTTACTGCTGaccagtgctggcacagcatcaaggctgtctctccaaccttcccccccgtcaccagtaggctgggggtgggcaagatcttgggaggggacataggcaggacagctgacccaatgggctattccataccatatgatatcTGCttagatataaaagctaagagaactgaggaggaagggggagcaTTAGTTATTTActtgtttgtcttccagagcaactgctaCACATACTGAAGGCCTGCTTCTcaggaagtggctgaacatctcctgctgatgggaagtagagaataatcttttgttttcctttgcttctgcatacatgacttttgctattgcCTCACTAAACTGCCTTTAACTTGAcccacaagggtttttttccatcttattctCTCCCCTGCTGTTCTACTGAGGAAGGGAGtgagagcagcttggtgggcacctggtgccCAGCCAAGGTCAATCCACTACAGAGGAACTGCCTaacaggagggaaggagctAACCAAACCAGGCCACCACACCCAGCTGGCAGAGGTACTGCAGGCTGGCCAAGGCAGTCACCACAGTGGGACCAGAAGGCTTGACTACAGCCTATTCACAACAGTTACCTTTTCATCTCTGCTAGATGTTTGGGTTCTGCTTTTTAAGGTGAAGACTGGAGACTTGGGAACTGTAATAGGAAGCACCTTCTTCTCTGGAACACCCTGTTCAGAAAAGCCAGTAAGGAGTTACTCAGGCCTACGTGCCAAGAAAAAGCGCTAGAGAAACAACCTGACATAGCACAGTACCTACTCATTGCAGTTCTTCCTAATGACAGTGTTTACTGAAGATTATCAAATACATAATACAACATAGCTACAGATATTTTGAAGCTAATTGCCACCTCAGTCCTAATTCCCAGGTCTGGGTATTACTAAACTTCTTACCACAACATCCTCCAGGATTTTTGTTGGACATGGCCTGGAATGGAATTCAAAgtgctcttcctcctgctgcttcttacTGTCACGCTCCTGAAtccttttttcagtttctaactCAAAGCCAATGGGTTGTGTGAGGTCCTTCACAGAAGGTTTCTTGGGCAGGAGTGGTCCACCCTCAAAGATTTTGGGATTGAGTTCTTGTGCTTTGAATTTGTACCTACACAGAAAAGGCGGAGATAGTCAGCAATATATGGTACATGGCAAGGTACAGCTTCTCTCACTGTGTAAAAAAGCAAGTCAGGTACAGAAGCAGCTGTGCcacaagaaaaacattacaTAGCGTGCACCTCTAGTTAGCAACTCCTCCTTTGCTTCTGAAACAGCAAGAAGGAAACCTTATGGATTGCTTTCTTGGAAATCCAAAACTTTGTATACAGGAGAGTTTTGAAGTGTATTGCAAGTTGTACTGCAGGCTGTACTGCAATACACTATACCAGGTTTGCTTAACTAATTGTAAACTGTACTCAACCCAGGATCAGCTCTGCTCTCCTAACAGCACTTTCTTCAAAATGAAGAAGCTACTTTTTACACCCCTACAGAGCCATAGGATTATGTTCAAGCTAAATAGATTTTCAATGTTTTTACAATACTCATTCTTTTATGCAAAAAGGGTATTCCTGAGAAGTGATATTTTGGCATCTGAAAGATACTTCCAGTGCAATACAATTCTCACTTGGAGGACTAGAGTAAACCTTTACttactgtttaattttctcAATTTCCTCTGCTTCTAACTCTGCTGTAGTTTTGCAGGTGATAGGTCTGAAGCGCTGCTTCGTCCGAAGCACTGGCGTTTTGGGCTTTGTAAGCCGAGGCTTCACCAACTTTGCTGGAACTGGGCCTATAAATTCAAGTCACAAAGGCTAGCAGTTAATGGCAAGGCCTTCAACAGACACAGGCTGTTTGCTTAGTACAGTAGTCAAAGCATCTTTCTTGCTCTTCCACAATCTCTGTGGACAGCCTCCTGGCTGGATGTTGCCAGGACCGCTCACCTTCATCAGATTTCCTGCTCCTCAAATGGTAACGAGAGGGCGTGCGTTTTTGGAATGCTTCCACCTGCTCAGCAAGGGACACATATTCTGATGTGGTTtcttcaagttttcttttgtttccctggGACAGATTGAAAGGTTTGGGGACAGTGGGTCCCTTCGGCATTTGCacctgaagacaaaaaaactACAGTCATTATGGCCATTTAATACAGGATGTTTTGATAATATTTCCCTTCCccatttcacagtattttctccttccctttatCTCAAAGGCAGCAACACTTAACATTACACATCAGTCTTAATTGTCTGAACATGCACAAGCTAGTCACATTGGCAAACTGTAAGAAATGGAAGATTAAAGCATAAGTATAATGTCAGATCTTCCAGTCACTAAAGGGCCCCTTTTTCCAAAAGGGGCCTTTGGAGTGCTGCAGCAATGCAGACATGCAGTGAGTGAAGTTACATCTGTACAACGCTCGCCTCTCCTACGGTAACCCTTTGTGGGTTACCAGCAGCGTGTGTgttgcaaaaagcagaaagaaggtgATGTCAAGAATCAGTCAGCTGACTGCTGGCAACACTCTGGTTCTCACCGGAGAAGGAGGATGCTTTCTCAGTACTGCTGCAAAATCCAGTTCCTTGTACTCGTTCCCAGGCTGGCTTTCTACATGTTTAATTCTATTCTCTGTGCAGAAGTGGAAGTCTATTGGCTTTGTTACTTGACCAGCAGTTCTTTTCACAAGTTGTCCTAAAGACAAAGAACATGAGAGGTCTGGAAGCCTTTTGGAGTGGGGGGAGGATTtggaggggagtgggggaaaaaaagcacttaaCTTCTAATAACTTGAATAATTTTTAGAGAATTCATCTATAACTTTTCAAAACATGACAAAACCATACAAACCTGCCTCCAGGCAGTTTAGGGGCTGTTCTACATTAAAAGCCACCCAATCTTAATACTTGTTACAAAATCtggaatatttgtttttaaagtttttttgcACAGCACTCTCCAGCTTAGCCCAGTACAGCTTCAATTTGTAATTCAGCTAGAGCCCACCTGCTCCAGCAATAGCTGCTTTCAGAGACTCCTCGTTCTTCTTCCGTAGCTC from Falco rusticolus isolate bFalRus1 chromosome 10, bFalRus1.pri, whole genome shotgun sequence encodes the following:
- the TPX2 gene encoding targeting protein for Xklp2 isoform X4, which produces MSRAESRYSFDVPNPCINFATLNDDDDDEAHKADAWFDQKANAENIPPAEYVAQASQNSTAFSKPDIIQSSVTRQGIMSESHAEEDNEAESVQASAVPPNIVGSLTSWRAAAPAKASQRAGRRQATKQRKAQQHKGLDGIEVTRNADTQVNKEEVPPLKKMRVLRVPGQTSRSVPGPVMSCSSREKLTEVSAKRAPLQGPARSPGKGKSKLTMPSTPTVLKRTNLSGKLKSTEEQELEKMQQLQKEVTELRKKNEESLKAAIAGAGQLVKRTAGQVTKPIDFHFCTENRIKHVESQPGNEYKELDFAAVLRKHPPSPVQMPKGPTVPKPFNLSQGNKRKLEETTSEYVSLAEQVEAFQKRTPSRYHLRSRKSDEGPVPAKLVKPRLTKPKTPVLRTKQRFRPITCKTTAELEAEEIEKIKQYKFKAQELNPKIFEGGPLLPKKPSVKDLTQPIGFELETEKRIQERDSKKQQEEEHFEFHSRPCPTKILEDVVGVPEKKVLPITVPKSPVFTLKSRTQTSSRDEKEKEVVPVIRANPMRHYGVPFKPKMPEQRHVEVCPFSFDARDKERQIQKEKKIEELQKEEVPKFKALPLPYFDHVQLPEKKVKNPTQPEPFNLQVDERGAAKLQIWKQQLEEDLKRQKEAACFKARPNTVVYQEPFVPKRGNKPLSESLSGSVVPESFELATEKRAKERQEFEKRLADREAIRERCQERLRQEEEEREKEEVAKLRQEMVHKANPIRKYRNVEVKPSDQPLTTPKSPNFSDRFRC
- the TPX2 gene encoding targeting protein for Xklp2 isoform X7, with the translated sequence MSRAESRYSFDVPNPCINFATLNDDDDDEAHKADAWFDQKANAENIPPAEYVAQASQNSTAFSKPDIIQSSVTRQGIMSESHAEEDNEAESVQASAVPPNIVGSLTSWRAAAPAKASQRAGRRQATKQRKAQQHKGLDGIEVTRNADTQVNKEEVPPLKKMRVCSSREKLTEVSAKRAPLQGPARSPGKGKSKLTMPSTPTVLKRTNLSGKLKSTEEQELEKMQQLQKEVTELRKKNEESLKAAIAGAGQLVKRTAGQVTKPIDFHFCTENRIKHVESQPGNEYKELDFAAVLRKHPPSPVQMPKGPTVPKPFNLSQGNKRKLEETTSEYVSLAEQVEAFQKRTPSRYHLRSRKSDEGPVPAKLVKPRLTKPKTPVLRTKQRFRPITCKTTAELEAEEIEKIKQYKFKAQELNPKIFEGGPLLPKKPSVKDLTQPIGFELETEKRIQERDSKKQQEEEHFEFHSRPCPTKILEDVVGVPEKKVLPITVPKSPVFTLKSRTQTSSRDEKEKEVVPVIRANPMRHYGVPFKPKMPEQRHVEVCPFSFDARDKERQIQKEKKIEELQKEEVPKFKALPLPYFDHVQLPEKKVKNPTQPEPFNLQVDERGAAKLQIWKQQLEEDLKRQKEAACFKARPNTVVYQEPFVPKRGNKPLSVPESFELATEKRAKERQEFEKRLADREAIRERCQERLRQEEEEREKEEVAKLRQEMVHKANPIRKYRNVEVKPSDQPLTTPKSPNFSDRFRC
- the TPX2 gene encoding targeting protein for Xklp2 isoform X8; its protein translation is MSRAESRYSFDVPNPCINFATLNDDDDDEAHKADAWFDQKANAENIPPAEYVAQASQNSTAFSKPDIIQSSVTRQGIMSESHAEEDNEAESVQASAVPPNIVGSLTSWRAAAPAKASQRAGRRQATKQRKAQQHKGLDGIEVTRNADTQVNKEEVPPLKKMRVRTNLSGKLKSTEEQELEKMQQLQKEVTELRKKNEESLKAAIAGAGQLVKRTAGQVTKPIDFHFCTENRIKHVESQPGNEYKELDFAAVLRKHPPSPVQMPKGPTVPKPFNLSQGNKRKLEETTSEYVSLAEQVEAFQKRTPSRYHLRSRKSDEGPVPAKLVKPRLTKPKTPVLRTKQRFRPITCKTTAELEAEEIEKIKQYKFKAQELNPKIFEGGPLLPKKPSVKDLTQPIGFELETEKRIQERDSKKQQEEEHFEFHSRPCPTKILEDVVGVPEKKVLPITVPKSPVFTLKSRTQTSSRDEKQEMFSHFLRSRPSVCVAVALEDKQEKEVVPVIRANPMRHYGVPFKPKMPEQRHVEVCPFSFDARDKERQIQKEKKIEELQKEEVPKFKALPLPYFDHVQLPEKKVKNPTQPEPFNLQVDERGAAKLQIWKQQLEEDLKRQKEAACFKARPNTVVYQEPFVPKRGNKPLSESLSGSVVPESFELATEKRAKERQEFEKRLADREAIRERCQERLRQEEEEREKEEVAKLRQEMVHKANPIRKYRNVEVKPSDQPLTTPKSPNFSDRFRC